The DNA sequence GGGAGTCGGCTTCTCCTATATCTTCACCGGGGCGAACAGCAGCCAGACCAACAGCGTCAGGAACAAGTTCAGCCAGGCGCACGAGGAACTCGGGTCCCCCCGGCCATAGGGCGCGAGGCCACAAGCAAAGCGTCGAGGCGCCGGCAAATTGCTCGGCGCCTCGACGCTTCAAGGGATCAGCTCCTCGACCTCCAGGCCAAGGGCCTGGGCGAGCCTGAGCTGGGTGGTCTTGACCTCGTAGGATCCCTGGATGTACGAACTCTGCGCTTGGCTCAAGGACGACAGGGCGCTCGTCACCTCGAGGCCCGTGCCCACCCCCGCGTTGAAGCGCACCTTGGCGAGCTTGAGACCCTCGATCGCCGCCTGGAGGCCCTGCTGGGTCACGGCCACGCGCTCCTGGGCCGACTGCAGGGCCTGGGCGGTGGTCTGGATTTCGAGGGCCGCCGTGCGGCGGGTGGCGGCGAGCGAGGCCTCTGCCCGCTCGGCCCCGAACTGGGCTTGGCGAACCTGCGTCGCCGTGCGCCCGCTGTCGAAGAAGTTCCAGGCGAGCGAGGCTGCGATGGTCTGCTGCGTCCCGCCGCCGGGCGCGGTCGTCACGTCGCCCACCGCACTGACGGTGGGCCACGTGGTGCGCGCGCGCTGGCGCGCCGTCTCCACTTGCCCCTCGCGCGCGAGGATCGCCTGCGCCACCTCGGGGCGCCCGTCGAGGGCCTGGGCGATCTGCTCGGGATCGTAGGCCAGGTGCTTGAGCTGGGTCATGGGCTCGACCCTCAGATCCGCCACGGGCCGGCCGAGCTGGCTCTCGAGGGTCTGGCGCGCCTGGCGCAATTGATTGACCGCACGGAGGAAGCCCTCCTGCGCGATCGCCACCGAGGACTGGGCCTGCAGCACCTCGAAGCGCGTGCCCACCTGGCCCTGCGAGCGAAGATCCGCGAGGCACAGCTGGTCCTTGGCCTGTTCGACGTTGATCCGCGCCGCGTCCCGCAAACTCTCGGCCTGAAGGACCGCGATATAGGCGAGCGCCGTGTCGTAGGCTACCTTGCGCTGGGCCCCGCGCCGCTCGACCTCGGCGAGCTGCGCGCCGAGGTCCGCGAGTCGCACCGCCGACGCGGTACGCGCTCCGTCGTAGAGCGGCTGCACCGCGCTGAGCTGGAGCTGGAAGCCGTAGGGGCTCTGGGGCGAGACGGTGCGCAGGGGCACCCCGGTCACGTCTGTCCGGTTGAGCCCCCCCGACAGGGACAGGGTGGGCTGCAGGCCCGTCCGGGCCTCGCGTACCGCCGCCTGCGCCTGGTCGACCCCGAGGCGCGCCGCCTCGATCGAGGGATGGGTGCGGGTGGCGATCGCCACGGCCTCCTTGAGGGTCAGGACCTGCGCCTGGACACTCGGCGCCATCAAGGCCCAAGAAAGGGCGAAGCAGAGTGCTCGCGCGCCATGCCGCCCCTTCATGGCTGGGTCCGCTCGGGCCGGTAGGTCACGCCGATCGAAACGTCGTCGCGATCGATCGTGAGATCCCCGCCCCAGGCCTGGTGGCGGTAGCGGCCTTCGAGGCGCAGCGCAGGCGTGACGGCGTAGCCCAGCCCGATCGCCCCTTCCCACAGGCGCGTGAGCGCCACCGCGTAGGGGGCGCGTGCGGCGTTGAAGGAGAGGGCGGGGTAGTAGGCGAGAGAGCCCAGCAACTCAAGGCGATCGCTCGGCTCCCAGGCGAAGGGCAGCTCGAGACCGAGCCCCCGGCGATCGTGGGCGTAGTCGTAGGGCGTGCCGGAAAGGGCCAAGTTCGCCGCCGCCACGCTGCTGTTCACGAACGACAGGCTCGGCGCGACCTCCCAGCCCCCGCCGCCCAGCGCCTGGCCCAGGCGAAGGCGGTAGGTGCTCTCCTCGGGCGCCGGGCCTGCCGCATCCACGGCAGGCAGCGCCGGCATGGCCACCCCCGCCTTGAAGCGCTCGAACGCACCGCCAAGCAGCCAGGCATCGAGCCGGACATGCCCCGTGAGCGAAAGCTGGTTGTCCAGGGTGCCCGAGAGTCGGTTGCCCGCAAAGGCGCTCGAAAAGGCGCCCGTCTGGTACGCGAGCTGGATCTGGGTGTCGAGTGGGCGCGAGGACGGCTTGGCCGGCAGCGTGGCGAGCAGGGGGCGGTACTGCGGGAGGTAGGCCTCGACCGGCTTCAGAAAGAACTTGCGGGCGCCGGCCACCGGCTTTCGGTCGAGCTGATAGCCCTCGGCCGAGAACACGAGAAATTGCAGCCCATCCGGGGCGAGCGTCAAGCTATAGCGGCCGTTCGCGTCGGTAAAGCCGGCGACGATGGCTCCCTCCTGGCGAACGAAGACATTCGGCAGCGGGCGGCCCTGCGGGTCGAGGACCTGGCCGCTCACGGCCTGCTCGGCGAAAGCGGGCCGGGAGAGAGCGGGAACGAGCAAGAGGGCGGCGAGGAAGGGGCGTGAACTCATGGCAACTGCTCTCTTGGCACTCTAGGGGCGAACCAGGGCGATCTCGGCGAGTCGCACGGCCTTGCCGTCCGCCGCCAGGACCCCGCGAAGCTTGGCGCTCGCGTCGGTCGCGGGGAAGGCCCCCGTGAAGGCGAAGTCCATGGCCGAGCCGGTGCGGATCCCGCTCGTCTCGACGCCCCCCGCAAGCAGGGTGACGGCCTTGGCCTCGCGAACGGGTGCTGGCAAATCGGCGAGCGACAGCGAGATCATGGGCGCCCCGCCGATCGGCTGGCTCATGGTCGCCGTCAGGCTCAGCACGCCCGCCTCGGCCGGGGTCGCCTGCAAGGCGCCCGTCGACTGGCAGCCGACGAGCCCCATGGCGAGCGCGAGGCTCGCAGCCCCCTTCCATCCGAGGGCCCATGGCCGTTTCGTCTGCATCGC is a window from the Pantanalinema sp. genome containing:
- a CDS encoding carboxypeptidase regulatory-like domain-containing protein is translated as MSSRPFLAALLLVPALSRPAFAEQAVSGQVLDPQGRPLPNVFVRQEGAIVAGFTDANGRYSLTLAPDGLQFLVFSAEGYQLDRKPVAGARKFFLKPVEAYLPQYRPLLATLPAKPSSRPLDTQIQLAYQTGAFSSAFAGNRLSGTLDNQLSLTGHVRLDAWLLGGAFERFKAGVAMPALPAVDAAGPAPEESTYRLRLGQALGGGGWEVAPSLSFVNSSVAAANLALSGTPYDYAHDRRGLGLELPFAWEPSDRLELLGSLAYYPALSFNAARAPYAVALTRLWEGAIGLGYAVTPALRLEGRYRHQAWGGDLTIDRDDVSIGVTYRPERTQP
- a CDS encoding TolC family protein, with product MAPSVQAQVLTLKEAVAIATRTHPSIEAARLGVDQAQAAVREARTGLQPTLSLSGGLNRTDVTGVPLRTVSPQSPYGFQLQLSAVQPLYDGARTASAVRLADLGAQLAEVERRGAQRKVAYDTALAYIAVLQAESLRDAARINVEQAKDQLCLADLRSQGQVGTRFEVLQAQSSVAIAQEGFLRAVNQLRQARQTLESQLGRPVADLRVEPMTQLKHLAYDPEQIAQALDGRPEVAQAILAREGQVETARQRARTTWPTVSAVGDVTTAPGGGTQQTIAASLAWNFFDSGRTATQVRQAQFGAERAEASLAATRRTAALEIQTTAQALQSAQERVAVTQQGLQAAIEGLKLAKVRFNAGVGTGLEVTSALSSLSQAQSSYIQGSYEVKTTQLRLAQALGLEVEELIP